Proteins from a genomic interval of Quercus lobata isolate SW786 chromosome 11, ValleyOak3.0 Primary Assembly, whole genome shotgun sequence:
- the LOC115967316 gene encoding ER lumen protein-retaining receptor erd-2.2-like, translating to MRAQKTPIHAVSTWVRRQPPKVKAFLAVVSGMAALVLLRFIVHDHDNLFVAAEAVHSIGISVLIYKLMKEKTCAGLSLKSQELTAIFLAVRLYCSFVMEYDIHTLLDLATFLTTLWVIYMIRFNLKSSYMEDKDNFAIYYVVIPCAVLALFIHPSTSHHFLNRIFWAFCVYLEAVSVLPQLRVMQNTKIVEPFTAHYVFALGVARFLSCAHWVLQVLDTRGHLLVALGYGLWPSMVLISEIVQTFILADFCYYYVKSVFGGQLVLRLPSGVV from the exons ATGAGGGCACAGAAAACGCCGATCCATGCAGTTTCGACATGGGTGCGTCGACAACCCCCGAAAGTGAAGGCCTTTTTGGCTGTGGTCTCGGGCATGGCGGCGCTGGTTCTTCTCCGATTCATCGTACACGACCACGACAACCTTTTCGTAGCTGCCGAGGCTGTACACTCCATAGGAATCTCCGTGCTCATCTACAAGCTCATGAAGGAGAAGACTTGCGCTG GACTATCGCTCAAATCCCAGGAATTAACAGCTATTTTTTTAGCTGTTAGGCTCTACTGCAGTTTTGTTATGGAATATGATATACACACCCTACTTGATTTAGCTACATTTTTGACAACCTTGTGGGTTATTTATATGATCCGTTTTAACCTAAAGTCTAGTTACATGGAGGACAAGGACAACTTTGCGATATATTATGTG GTGATTCCCTGTGCCGTGTTAGCTTTGTTTATTCATCCGTCAACTTCTCACCATTTCTTGAACAGGATCTTCTGGGCATTCTGTGTATATCTGGAAGCCGTTTCAGTACTACCCCAGTTGCGGGTAATGCAGAATACCAAG ATTGTTGAACCATTCACTGCTCATTATGTATTTGCTTTGGGTGTGGCAAGGTTCCTGAGCTGTGCTCATTGGGTTCTCCAG GTTTTAGATACTCGCGGACACTTGCTGGTTGCCCTGGGTTATGGATTATGGCCTTCTATGGTTCTTATCTCAGAAATTGTCCAGACTTTCATCTTGGCAGACTTCTGTTACTATTATGTCAAAAG TGTTTTTGGTGGTCAGCTCGTCCTCCGTCTTCCATCTGGAGTGGTGTAA
- the LOC115969537 gene encoding ER lumen protein-retaining receptor erd-2.2-like, producing the protein MRAQKTPIHAVSTWVRRQPPKVKAFLAVVSGMAALVLLRFIVHDHDNLFVAAEAVHSIGISVLIYKLMKEKTCAGLSLKSQELTAIFLAVRLYCSFVMEYDIHTLLDLATFLTTLWVIYMIRFNLKSSYMEDKDNFAIYYVVIPCAVLALFIHPSTSHHFLNRIFWAFCVYLEAVSVLPQLRVMQNTKIVEPFTAHYVFALGVARFLSCAHWVLQV; encoded by the exons ATGAGGGCACAGAAAACGCCGATCCATGCAGTTTCGACATGGGTGCGTCGACAACCCCCGAAAGTGAAGGCCTTTTTGGCTGTGGTCTCGGGCATGGCGGCGCTGGTTCTTCTCCGATTCATCGTACACGACCACGACAACCTTTTCGTAGCTGCCGAGGCTGTACACTCCATAGGAATCTCCGTGCTCATCTACAAGCTCATGAAGGAGAAGACTTGCGCTG GACTATCGCTCAAATCCCAGGAATTAACAGCTATTTTTTTAGCTGTTAGGCTCTACTGCAGTTTTGTTATGGAATATGATATACACACCCTACTTGATTTAGCTACATTTTTGACAACCTTGTGGGTTATTTATATGATCCGTTTTAACCTAAAGTCTAGTTACATGGAGGACAAGGACAACTTTGCGATATATTATGTG GTGATTCCCTGTGCCGTGTTAGCTTTGTTTATTCATCCGTCAACTTCTCACCATTTCTTGAACAGGATCTTCTGGGCATTCTGTGTATATCTGGAAGCCGTTTCAGTACTACCCCAGTTGCGGGTAATGCAGAATACCAAG ATTGTTGAACCATTCACTGCTCATTATGTATTTGCTTTGGGTGTGGCAAGGTTCCTGAGCTGTGCTCATTGGGTTCTCCAGGTTTGA
- the LOC115967005 gene encoding uncharacterized protein LOC115967005 encodes METNSSEDYHKKRQHRKQHKPISQGDRGRDTISKALSQISKSPSTRQIERVELPKRFAQPSFTIYNGRTNPKEHVSHFNLKMTIYTKNEALMCKVFPFSLGSMAMRWFDGLHERSIDSYEELTRAFNARFVTCNRVPRTLDSLLMLSMREGETLKTYSDMYWELYNELDGDFEDVMVCTFKNGLPVEFNLWESLTRRPVRTMKQLMDRIDEHKRVEDDRAKIKGKAKGFHDQKDSLFNKTRRNWPKANFCN; translated from the coding sequence ATGGAAACAAATTCTTCCGAAGATTACCACAAAAAAAGGCAACATCGCAAGCAGCACAAACCCATCTCCCAGGGAGATAGAGGTAGGGACACCATAAGCAAGGCCCTTTCCCAGATATCCAAGTCACCCTCCACGAGGCAAATCGAGAGGGTCGAGTTGCCTAAACGCTTCGCGCAACCCTCCTTCACCATTTACAACGGGAGGACCAATCCCAAAGAGCACGTTAGCCACTTCAATCTAAAGATGACCATATACACCAAAAATGAGGCTTTAATGTGCAAGGTGTTTCCCTTCAGCCTCGGTTCAATGGCAATGAGATGGTTCGATGGACTACATGAAAGGTCTATTGATTCCTATGAGGAGCTCACTAGAGCTTTTAATGCAAGGTTCGTTACGTGCAATAGGGTGCCGAGGACATTGGACTCCCTACTAATGCTATcaatgagagagggagaaaCCTTGAAGACCTACTCGGATATGTATTGGGAATTGTACAACGAATTGGATGGGGACTTTGAGGACGTTATGGTATGCACTTTCAAGAACGGGCTACCCGTCGAGTTCAACCTATGGGAGTCCCTCACTCGGAGACCAGTTCGGACCATGAAACAATTGATGGACCGGATAGATGAGCATAAGAGGGTAGAAGATGACCGagcaaaaattaagggaaagGCAAAGGGCTTCCATGACCAGAAGGATAGCCTCTTCAATAAGACAAGGAGAAATTGGCCCAAGGCAAACTTCTGCAATTAG